In the Alistipes provencensis genome, GGAACAGGGCTCCCAGCACGCCGAAGCCCACGAATACCAGCGGGAACCAGATGCGCTGCAACGCGACGGGAATGTTGTGCAGGGCGGCGATCTCCTGAATGTTCATCGTCGTGGCGCCCGCCCCGAAGTAGATGCCCAGAATGCCGATCAGCAGCAGCGCCGAACCGCCCATCAGCATGAGCGTCAGTTTCATGGCGGCGTACTCCTTGCGGCCGCTGCCCCAGACGCCGATCAGCAGGTACATCGGGATCAGCGCCACCTCGTAGAACATGAACATCGTGAAGAGGTCCACCGAGACGAAGAACCCGAAGACACCCACGCTCAGCAGGCAGAACCAGAGGAAATAGGCTTTGATGTCGGTCTTCATCTGCCACGAGGCGAACGTGCCGGTGAAGACGATGATGGCCGACAGCAGGAGCATCGCCACCGAAATGCCGTCGACGCCCACGGCGTAGTGGATGTTGAGCGGCGCATACCAGACATAACTTTCAGTGAAGAGCATCGCCGCCGTCTCGCCCGCGCCGCGCAGCCCGAGGTACTGCACCACGAGCACGACGGCCAGCGCCACGAGCAGCGAGGAGCCCGCGACCATCACGGTGTGTATCTGCCGCGTCGATTTCGAGAGCCACAAACCCAGCATCATCACGAGCGGGATGGCCGGAAACAGGGATAGTATATTCATAACAACTTTCCGATTAGCAGATTAAAAGTATCAGGATCGTAAGGCCCAGCGCACCGCCGAGGAACCAGATGCAGTAACGCTGCACACTGCCGCTCTGCATGTCGCGGATAAGGCAGGCGACGCCGTGCGTGCCCCGGGCCAGAAGGTCCATGAAACCGTCGACCACATGGCGGTCGAACCACGCGATAGGCGTCGAGATGCAGGCGAAGATCACCCGGTGGGTGATGAACTGGTAGACCTCGTCGATATAGAAACGACGGTAAGCCGCCCGGTGCAGTCCGCTGAACGTCGCGGCGAGTTTGTCGGCCACGGGCTGCCGGTCGCGGGCGTACATCCACGTCGCCAGCGCGATGGCCGCGGCGGCCACGCAAAGGCTGACGGCGGCGACGCCCGTGTCGATATGGATCGTGTAGGCCGCGCCGTCGCTCGAAACGAACTTCCCGAAGGGGATGAATCCGGCCACGCAGGTCACCACAGCGAGGAACACGAGCGGCAGGGTCATCGTCAGCGGAGCTTCGTGCGGCGTGTGCGCGGCATGGAGTTCGCGGTTCTCCGTGCCCCAGAAAATGCCGTAGTAGAGGCGGAACATGTAGAACGCCGTGAGGCCCGCGATGACGGTCATCACCCACCCCATTACGGGTGAGAAGGCGAAGCAGGCGGTCAGTATCTCATCTTTGGAGAAAAATCCGCTCAGGGGCCAGATGCCCGCGATGGCGAGGCACGCCACGAGGAACGTCGCATGGGTCAGCGGCATATAGCGCCGCAGTCCGCCCATGGCCGACATTTCGTTGGAGTGTACCGCATGGATGATACACCCCGCGCCGAGGAACAGCAGGGCCTTGAACATGGCGTGGGTGAAGAGGTGGAACATCGAGGCCATGTAACCCAGCCCTCCGGCGTGCGGATCGGCCGAGGTGCAGACGCCCAGCGCCACGATCATAAAACCGATCTGCGAAATGGTGCTGAACGCCAGCACGCGCTTGATGTCGCTCTGCACGCAGGCCACGACCGCCGCATAGAGCGCCGTGAAGGCCCCGATATAGGCCGTCCAGTGCAGGACTTCGGGGGCATAACCGATGAACAGCGGGAACATCCGCGCCACGAGGTAGACGCCCGCCACGACCATCGTCGCGGCATGGATCAGCGCCGACACGGGCGTCGGGCCCTCCATGGCATCGGGCAGCCAGATGTGCAGCGGGAACATGGCGCTCTTGCCCGCACCGCCGATGAACATCAGCCCCAGCGCCAGCGGGATCATCGTCCCGGCGGCCACCAGCAGGTTGGCCTCGGGCGTGAAGGAGAAGGTCCCGGCGTAGTAGCCGTAAATCAGGATGCCGATCAAGAAGCCGAGGTCGGCGAAACGCGTCACGATGAAAGCCTTCTTCGAAGCGGCCACAGCCTCCTTTTTCGTATAGTAGAAGCCGATCAGCAGGTAGGAGCTGACGCCCACCAGCTCCCAAAAGAGGTACATCTGGAAGATGTTGGTGGCCACCACCAGCCCCATCATGCTCATCGTGAAGAGCGAGAGGAACGCATAATAACGCTGGAAGCCCCGCTCGCCCTTCATGTAGCCCAGCGAGTAGATGTGGACCATCAGCGAGACCGTGGAGATCACCACGAGCATCATCACCGAGATCGGGTCCAGCAGCACCCCCAGATCGATGTGCAACGCACCGCCGATGGGCAGCCACACGGTGTTCCAAGGGATCAGCGTCGGGAACACGCCCGCGGCGTCTCGTCCGGCCGAGAAGTATTCGAAAGCCGTGTAATAGCTCAGCAGCGCCACCACGGCCAGCACGGCCGTACCGAAGAGGCCCGCCACGACGGGGCGCATCTTCATCCCCGCGAGCCCCAGTACGAGGAAGCTCACGAAAGGCAGTAAAAGTATCAGAATCGTATATTCCATAACGGGTCGTTTGTTACCACTTCATCTCCCGCAGGCTCTTGGCGTCGATGTTGCGGATGTTGCGGTAGATGTTGATGATGATGGCGATGGCCACGGCGGTCTCCGCCGCGCTGATGCCGATGGCAAAGAGCGTGAAGAAGAACCCCTCGAGCTGCTCGGGAAAGAGGAAGCGGTTGAAGACCACGAAGTTGATGTCCACCGAATTGAGGATCAGCTCCACGGAGATCAGCATCGCCAGCAGGTTGCGCCGCGTGACGAACCCGTAGATGCCCACGAACATCATGATCGTGGAGACGACGAGGTAATATTCCATTTTTATCATAGCCGTACCTTTTTAACGTTTGCGTGCGATGAGGATACCCCCGACGATGCAGGCCAGCAGCAGGATACTGATGACCTCGAAGGGCAGGATGTAGCCGTATTTTTCCGGGCTCATCAGCGCGTGGCCGATGGTCTGCACATGCAGTTCGCCGTGCTCGAAATGCGAGGGGTTGAAGTCGTGCCGGAGCATCACCCAGAGGCAGATGCCGAGGCTCGCCAGCGTAGCGCCCAGCCCCGCGAAGAGCTTGTAGCCCTTGAGGTCCTCGGCCTTGTCGCCCTGACTCGAGGTGAGCAGGATCGAGAAGACGTAGAGTACCGTGATGCCGCCGGCGTAGATCAGCAACTGCACGGCCCCGAGGAACGAGTAGTTGAGCTGGAAATAGATGCCCGCCGTGCCGAACAGCACGAACAGCAGGTAGGTTGCGGCACGCAGGATGCGCTTGGTCGTCACGGCGAGTATCGCGCTGACGCCGATGAACAGCGCCAAGACCGTGAATACGATGAGTTCGAGTGTGATTTCCATGGCTTACTGTCGGTTGAGTTGTTTGACGAGTTTTTCGCGCGTGTAGACCGCATGTTCGAAATCGGTCGAGAAGCGGATGGCGCCGGTCGGACAGGCGTTGACGCACAGGTGGCAGAACATGCACGACCCCAGATCGTATTCGTAGCGCACCAGCCGTTTTTTGGTCTTGCCCGTCTCGGGATCGGTGACCGTCTCGGTCGTGAGGCGGATGGTGCCGTTTGGGCAGGCCGACTGGCAAAGCCCGCAGGCGATGCACTTGTTGCGGCCCTCGGCGTCGTGGGGCATCGTCAGCTCGCCGCAGAAGCGGTCGTACATCTTCAGCGTAGC is a window encoding:
- the nuoL gene encoding NADH-quinone oxidoreductase subunit L, coding for MEYTILILLLPFVSFLVLGLAGMKMRPVVAGLFGTAVLAVVALLSYYTAFEYFSAGRDAAGVFPTLIPWNTVWLPIGGALHIDLGVLLDPISVMMLVVISTVSLMVHIYSLGYMKGERGFQRYYAFLSLFTMSMMGLVVATNIFQMYLFWELVGVSSYLLIGFYYTKKEAVAASKKAFIVTRFADLGFLIGILIYGYYAGTFSFTPEANLLVAAGTMIPLALGLMFIGGAGKSAMFPLHIWLPDAMEGPTPVSALIHAATMVVAGVYLVARMFPLFIGYAPEVLHWTAYIGAFTALYAAVVACVQSDIKRVLAFSTISQIGFMIVALGVCTSADPHAGGLGYMASMFHLFTHAMFKALLFLGAGCIIHAVHSNEMSAMGGLRRYMPLTHATFLVACLAIAGIWPLSGFFSKDEILTACFAFSPVMGWVMTVIAGLTAFYMFRLYYGIFWGTENRELHAAHTPHEAPLTMTLPLVFLAVVTCVAGFIPFGKFVSSDGAAYTIHIDTGVAAVSLCVAAAAIALATWMYARDRQPVADKLAATFSGLHRAAYRRFYIDEVYQFITHRVIFACISTPIAWFDRHVVDGFMDLLARGTHGVACLIRDMQSGSVQRYCIWFLGGALGLTILILLIC
- the nuoK gene encoding NADH-quinone oxidoreductase subunit NuoK gives rise to the protein MIKMEYYLVVSTIMMFVGIYGFVTRRNLLAMLISVELILNSVDINFVVFNRFLFPEQLEGFFFTLFAIGISAAETAVAIAIIINIYRNIRNIDAKSLREMKW
- a CDS encoding NADH-quinone oxidoreductase subunit J family protein, producing the protein MEITLELIVFTVLALFIGVSAILAVTTKRILRAATYLLFVLFGTAGIYFQLNYSFLGAVQLLIYAGGITVLYVFSILLTSSQGDKAEDLKGYKLFAGLGATLASLGICLWVMLRHDFNPSHFEHGELHVQTIGHALMSPEKYGYILPFEVISILLLACIVGGILIARKR
- a CDS encoding 4Fe-4S binding protein, with the protein product MSYIKGLFHGVGTLMTGMKVTLTEFFTPKVTEQYPENRATLKMYDRFCGELTMPHDAEGRNKCIACGLCQSACPNGTIRLTTETVTDPETGKTKKRLVRYEYDLGSCMFCHLCVNACPTGAIRFSTDFEHAVYTREKLVKQLNRQ